In Acinetobacter sp. TGL-Y2, a genomic segment contains:
- the murI gene encoding glutamate racemase, giving the protein MSAILPLLPLSNPMPHAGQDAPIGIFDSGIGGLSVALEIARHLPNERIVYYADTAHVPYGSRQDHEIRELTAQAVEWLYRKGCKAAVVACNTASAFSLDYLREHYGAHFPIVGLVPALKPAVLQTQSKVVAVLATPATFRGQLIKDVIRHFAEPVGVNVLAVTCLELVPFVEAGLQNSPECKATLKMILDPILAQSADYLVLGCTHYPFLRQSIEQLYPNQLTLVDSGLAVARQTSRILIKHQLLSNIKSSHPCQLECVVSGQNAEELKLIINRLIDDEISWSVGSIVDNLR; this is encoded by the coding sequence ATGTCTGCCATTTTACCGCTTTTGCCTTTATCAAATCCGATGCCTCATGCAGGGCAAGATGCGCCGATTGGTATTTTTGATTCTGGCATAGGTGGCTTATCTGTTGCCTTGGAAATTGCGCGTCATTTACCGAATGAGCGTATCGTTTATTATGCCGACACTGCGCATGTGCCTTATGGATCACGTCAAGATCATGAAATTCGTGAACTCACTGCACAGGCGGTGGAGTGGTTGTACCGCAAAGGTTGTAAAGCAGCCGTCGTGGCATGTAACACGGCCTCAGCATTTAGTTTGGACTATTTGCGTGAGCATTATGGGGCGCATTTTCCCATCGTCGGTTTGGTTCCTGCATTAAAACCAGCCGTTTTGCAGACCCAGTCCAAAGTGGTGGCTGTACTTGCAACACCAGCGACCTTTCGTGGGCAACTCATTAAAGATGTGATTCGACACTTCGCTGAGCCAGTAGGGGTCAACGTACTGGCCGTGACCTGCCTTGAGCTGGTGCCTTTTGTAGAGGCGGGGCTACAAAATAGTCCTGAGTGCAAAGCCACCTTAAAAATGATACTCGATCCAATACTTGCGCAGTCTGCAGATTATTTGGTGCTGGGATGTACGCATTACCCATTTTTAAGGCAAAGCATTGAACAGCTTTACCCAAATCAACTGACCTTGGTGGATTCAGGCTTGGCAGTTGCACGACAAACCTCCCGAATTTTAATCAAACACCAATTATTGTCGAATATAAAATCTTCGCATCCCTGTCAACTTGAATGTGTGGTCAGTGGGCAAAATGCAGAGGAATTAAAACTAATTATCAATCGCTTAATTGATGATGAAATCTCATGGTCAGTTGGAAGTATAGTTGATAATCTACGCTAA
- a CDS encoding DUF1285 domain-containing protein — MVKQNDSKKEAAATVVPDDKKLHNIAQYLKDAQPGHKRSIPPLEQWHPKHCGTMDLCIKANGEWWHEGQLIKRQRMIDLFSSVLWKEQGKFYLKTPVEQIEIEVEDEPLLVNQVDQIELKGVSYIQMTTTNEDIVIVDQKHPIFMREYQGELRPYIHVRFGINALIQRATFFHLVEMGELSENQQGESVLVLKSGNFDLQLGT; from the coding sequence ATGGTAAAACAAAATGATTCTAAAAAAGAAGCAGCAGCTACTGTTGTACCTGATGATAAAAAATTACACAATATCGCACAATATCTAAAAGATGCACAGCCCGGTCACAAAAGGTCAATTCCACCTTTGGAGCAGTGGCATCCAAAGCATTGTGGCACAATGGATTTGTGCATTAAAGCCAATGGAGAATGGTGGCACGAAGGTCAATTGATTAAACGACAACGTATGATTGATCTATTTTCATCGGTACTATGGAAAGAACAAGGTAAATTCTATCTAAAAACCCCTGTCGAACAGATTGAAATAGAAGTGGAAGATGAACCTTTATTGGTGAACCAAGTCGATCAAATTGAATTGAAGGGTGTTTCCTATATTCAAATGACGACCACCAATGAGGATATTGTGATTGTCGATCAAAAACATCCTATTTTCATGCGTGAATACCAAGGCGAGTTAAGGCCTTATATTCATGTCAGATTCGGGATCAACGCACTCATTCAACGTGCGACATTTTTCCATTTGGTTGAGATGGGTGAGCTGTCTGAAAATCAACAAGGTGAATCGGTTTTAGTATTAAAAAGTGGAAATTTTGACTTGCAATTGGGGACTTGA
- a CDS encoding electron transfer flavoprotein-ubiquinone oxidoreductase: MEHIERESMEFDVVIVGAGPAGLSAAIKIRQLAIENNLNDLSVCVVEKGSEVGAHILSGAVLEPRAMNELFPDWVDQGAPLNVPVTEDKTFFLLSDTKSQEAPHWMVPKTMHNDGNYVISLGNVVRWLGTKAEELEVSIFPGFAASEILYHTDGTVKGIQTGDMGIGKDGEPTHNFTPGYELHAKYTIFAEGCRGHLGKRLISQFNLDQDADPQHYGIGIKELWEIDPTKHKAGTVMHGAGWPLSETGSSGGWWLYHAENNQVTLGMIVDLSYTNPHMYPFMEMQRWKTHPLIKQFLEGGKRLSYGARAVTKGGFNSLPKLTFPGGCLIGDDAGFLNFAKIKGSHTAMKSGMLAGEAVFEAIASGIEKGGDIAIARVTEGEDFFVKELTAYTDKFNNSWLKEELYNSRNFGPAMHKFGQWMGGAFNFIDQNVFKVPFTLHDLVRDHEALKTQDLETFKPNYPKPDNKLTFDRLSSVFVSNTVHEENQPAHLKLTDPSIPVNVNLPKWDEPAQRYCPAGVYEIMENDDGSKRFQINAANCVHCKTCDIKDPSQNITWVTPEGAGGPNYPNM; encoded by the coding sequence ATGGAACACATCGAACGTGAATCGATGGAATTTGACGTGGTGATTGTAGGCGCAGGCCCTGCGGGTTTATCTGCTGCGATCAAAATTCGTCAACTTGCAATTGAGAATAACCTAAACGATTTGTCCGTTTGTGTCGTTGAAAAAGGCTCTGAAGTCGGTGCGCATATTCTGTCTGGTGCTGTGCTTGAACCACGTGCCATGAACGAACTTTTTCCCGATTGGGTCGATCAAGGTGCACCTTTAAATGTACCTGTGACTGAAGATAAAACCTTCTTCTTACTTTCAGACACCAAATCACAAGAAGCACCGCATTGGATGGTCCCTAAAACCATGCACAATGACGGTAACTATGTCATTTCACTGGGTAATGTGGTTCGTTGGTTAGGGACTAAGGCAGAAGAATTAGAAGTTTCAATTTTCCCTGGTTTTGCAGCTTCAGAAATCCTATACCATACAGATGGTACCGTGAAAGGCATTCAAACCGGTGACATGGGCATTGGTAAAGATGGCGAACCGACGCACAACTTTACCCCAGGTTATGAACTACATGCCAAGTACACGATTTTTGCTGAAGGCTGTCGTGGTCACTTAGGTAAACGTCTCATTTCTCAGTTCAACCTAGATCAAGATGCAGATCCACAGCATTATGGGATTGGGATTAAAGAATTGTGGGAAATTGATCCTACGAAACATAAAGCGGGTACTGTGATGCACGGTGCAGGTTGGCCTTTAAGTGAAACAGGTTCTTCTGGCGGTTGGTGGCTGTACCATGCTGAAAACAACCAAGTCACTTTGGGTATGATTGTGGACTTGTCTTATACCAACCCACATATGTATCCATTCATGGAAATGCAACGTTGGAAAACTCATCCTCTGATCAAGCAATTCCTTGAAGGTGGTAAGCGTCTTTCTTATGGTGCACGTGCGGTCACCAAAGGTGGCTTTAACTCCTTACCTAAACTGACGTTCCCAGGGGGTTGTTTAATTGGTGATGATGCAGGTTTCTTAAACTTTGCCAAAATCAAAGGCTCTCATACGGCAATGAAGTCAGGTATGTTGGCCGGTGAAGCTGTATTTGAAGCGATTGCATCAGGTATTGAAAAAGGCGGTGATATCGCTATTGCTCGTGTGACTGAAGGCGAAGATTTCTTTGTGAAAGAGCTCACCGCTTATACTGATAAATTTAATAACAGCTGGTTGAAAGAAGAGTTATACAACTCGCGTAACTTTGGCCCGGCCATGCACAAATTTGGTCAATGGATGGGGGGTGCATTTAACTTCATCGACCAGAATGTCTTTAAAGTACCATTCACACTTCATGATTTAGTACGTGACCATGAAGCTTTAAAAACCCAAGATCTTGAAACCTTCAAGCCAAACTATCCAAAACCAGACAATAAACTGACTTTTGACCGTTTGTCTTCAGTATTTGTATCCAATACGGTGCATGAAGAAAATCAGCCTGCGCATTTGAAGCTGACGGATCCATCGATTCCAGTCAATGTGAACTTACCAAAATGGGATGAGCCTGCTCAGCGTTACTGCCCTGCGGGTGTCTATGAGATCATGGAAAATGATGATGGTTCGAAGCGTTTCCAAATCAATGCAGCGAACTGTGTGCACTGTAAAACCTGTGATATCAAAGATCCATCACAAAACATTACTTGGGTAACGCCTGAGGGTGCGGGTGGTCCAAATTATCCGAATATGTAA
- a CDS encoding type VI secretion system Vgr family protein yields the protein MNSFFRNIYNVLEQLGLTAQKRAIHVQFSNPALNTEVFLQRIDGQHALNQGSTAELICLSTNATISLKQFIGCQVAVDQVTDKGTLFRSTGIITEAAQGQSDGSLTLYKLTLSDPTALWHKRRNSRVFMNKSAVEVLETLFQEWQNKSPLFASSLSLDLSGLQQHYDVRPFIMQSNETDYDFITRLLRSEGINWLIDEAQAIVATSASPIEAQKLRLIDDNSQYQALERRNIRFHRSSATEQQDSITSFIGQRTLQPTAVHVQRWQADVLEQEEGAGTVQSKHKHSNNQDNASLGLEQAWHVSPAWMQDLKGEDQATASNNSQIEKLNQNLSNYYDAQSKQFIAHSTVRDTQVGYWFELSEHPEIDQHSGSDKEFLITAKHYYNQNNLPKDLNEQINQLISQSHWNSNFKREHHQAERQANSLTLQRRNIATVPEYNPLEHRPAAHPQRAKVVGPSGEEIHVDEWGRIKVRFLFSRSEDNQADGGAGSNNNDTDSAWVDVLTPWAGEGYGARFLPRIDEIVVIDFFDGNIDRPFVVGRIHEAQRSPTKFDIKGQLPDTKKLAGIRSKEVGGAGFGQLRFDDTTAQISTQLQSSHGASQLNLGNLSHPKETETSEGRGEGFELRTDQWGAVRAGQGLLLSTHSQGEASGHHLDANEAKSQIESSLNNTKALSEVAKNQQTDPLENLDQLKAFVSQLESDSSEGGKSKADAFKSALMLLASPNSIALASNEDIHLSADRHLNLNASDSINLSTQKSLIGHAQSKISLFAAQEGARFYAGKGKIEIQAQGDGADLIARKGIQIISTEDKIEIKASKKIVLIAGGSQIEISGAGVLPTTAGKFEVKAGQHNFTSGKQANLTNLNLPLLVDKSNKYSLKFKLVGDKIATKEKQYIIFDKEFNVVENGLMPKDNQVYLESLEKSEKFYIHVVDDEIIKGDD from the coding sequence ATGAATAGTTTTTTTAGAAATATTTACAATGTATTAGAGCAATTGGGGCTTACCGCTCAAAAACGTGCCATTCACGTACAATTTTCTAATCCTGCATTAAACACTGAGGTGTTTTTACAACGCATCGATGGACAGCATGCATTGAACCAAGGTTCAACTGCCGAACTGATCTGTCTATCCACCAATGCCACGATTTCTCTGAAGCAATTTATTGGCTGTCAAGTCGCAGTCGACCAAGTGACGGACAAAGGCACACTGTTTCGTAGCACCGGCATCATCACTGAAGCCGCTCAAGGGCAAAGTGATGGATCTCTCACGCTTTACAAACTAACGCTGTCAGATCCCACTGCACTGTGGCATAAACGCCGTAACAGCCGCGTGTTTATGAACAAGTCTGCGGTTGAAGTGCTCGAAACCCTGTTCCAGGAATGGCAAAACAAAAGTCCACTGTTTGCATCGAGCTTAAGTCTAGACCTCAGTGGTCTGCAGCAACACTACGATGTCCGTCCCTTCATCATGCAAAGCAATGAAACGGATTATGATTTTATTACGCGATTGCTCCGAAGCGAGGGTATCAATTGGCTTATTGACGAAGCCCAAGCCATCGTTGCCACATCAGCAAGCCCGATTGAAGCGCAGAAACTCCGCCTAATTGACGACAACAGCCAATACCAAGCGCTTGAACGTAGAAACATCCGCTTCCACCGCAGCAGTGCCACAGAACAACAAGACAGCATCACCAGCTTTATCGGACAACGGACACTACAACCAACAGCTGTACACGTGCAACGCTGGCAAGCCGATGTTTTGGAACAAGAAGAAGGCGCAGGCACCGTCCAAAGCAAACACAAACATAGCAACAACCAAGACAATGCAAGTTTAGGTTTAGAACAAGCATGGCACGTCAGTCCAGCCTGGATGCAAGACCTGAAAGGTGAAGACCAAGCCACAGCTTCAAACAACAGTCAAATTGAAAAGCTGAACCAAAACCTCAGCAACTACTACGATGCGCAAAGTAAACAATTTATTGCCCACTCAACGGTACGCGATACCCAAGTCGGCTACTGGTTTGAACTGAGCGAACACCCAGAGATTGATCAACATAGTGGTTCAGACAAAGAGTTTCTGATTACAGCGAAGCACTACTACAACCAAAACAACCTGCCCAAAGACTTGAATGAACAGATCAACCAACTGATCAGCCAAAGCCACTGGAACAGCAACTTCAAACGCGAACACCACCAAGCAGAACGCCAAGCCAACAGCTTAACCCTGCAACGTCGCAACATCGCCACTGTTCCAGAATATAACCCACTCGAGCACCGCCCAGCAGCGCATCCACAACGCGCCAAAGTGGTGGGGCCAAGTGGCGAAGAAATTCATGTAGATGAATGGGGGCGCATTAAAGTCCGCTTCCTGTTCTCACGATCTGAGGATAACCAAGCCGATGGTGGCGCAGGTTCCAATAACAATGACACTGATTCAGCGTGGGTGGATGTCTTAACCCCATGGGCGGGTGAAGGTTATGGCGCACGCTTCCTCCCACGTATTGATGAAATTGTGGTGATTGACTTCTTTGATGGCAACATTGACCGTCCCTTTGTGGTGGGACGCATTCATGAAGCGCAGCGCAGTCCAACGAAGTTTGACATCAAAGGACAGCTACCTGACACCAAAAAGTTAGCAGGCATTCGTTCCAAAGAAGTCGGGGGCGCAGGCTTTGGACAGCTTAGATTCGATGACACGACAGCGCAAATCTCGACACAACTGCAAAGCAGTCATGGCGCAAGTCAGCTTAATCTGGGTAACTTAAGTCACCCCAAAGAGACCGAGACCAGTGAAGGACGAGGCGAAGGCTTTGAACTGAGAACTGATCAGTGGGGAGCAGTGAGAGCTGGGCAAGGATTACTGCTCTCAACCCACAGTCAAGGCGAAGCCAGTGGCCATCATTTGGATGCCAATGAAGCAAAAAGTCAGATCGAAAGTAGCTTAAACAACACCAAAGCCTTAAGTGAAGTGGCGAAGAATCAGCAGACGGATCCTTTAGAGAACCTAGATCAACTAAAAGCCTTCGTTTCTCAGCTTGAATCTGATTCATCAGAGGGCGGTAAGAGCAAGGCTGATGCTTTTAAATCTGCGCTGATGTTATTGGCATCGCCAAATAGTATTGCATTGGCATCTAATGAAGACATTCATTTATCGGCAGATCGTCACTTAAATTTAAATGCGAGTGACAGTATTAATCTCAGTACGCAAAAGTCTTTGATTGGACATGCACAATCTAAAATCAGTTTATTTGCCGCCCAAGAAGGGGCAAGGTTTTATGCAGGCAAAGGTAAGATTGAGATACAGGCGCAGGGTGATGGTGCTGATCTAATTGCTCGTAAAGGGATTCAAATCATCTCTACAGAAGATAAGATTGAGATTAAAGCGAGTAAAAAAATTGTTTTGATTGCGGGTGGGTCGCAGATTGAAATTAGTGGTGCTGGAGTCCTACCAACGACTGCTGGTAAGTTTGAAGTCAAAGCTGGGCAGCATAATTTTACATCAGGAAAGCAAGCTAATCTAACAAATTTGAATTTACCATTATTGGTTGATAAATCAAATAAATACTCATTAAAATTTAAATTAGTGGGAGATAAAATTGCTACTAAAGAAAAGCAATATATTATATTTGATAAAGAATTTAATGTGGTTGAAAACGGATTAATGCCTAAAGATAATCAGGTTTACTTAGAATCATTAGAGAAATCTGAAAAATTTTATATTCATGTTGTAGATGATGAAATTATTAAGGGGGATGATTAA
- the tusA gene encoding sulfurtransferase TusA, translating to MSELSTTPSILLNTRGLRCPEPVMMLHQAIRKSKSGDVVEVFATDNSTSWDIPKFCMHLGHELLLQEEVLGENGEKEFHYLVKKG from the coding sequence ATGTCTGAATTATCTACAACACCCTCTATACTGTTAAATACACGTGGTTTGCGTTGTCCGGAGCCTGTGATGATGTTGCATCAAGCTATTCGTAAGTCAAAATCGGGTGATGTGGTTGAGGTTTTTGCAACAGACAATTCAACCTCTTGGGACATTCCAAAATTTTGTATGCATTTGGGTCATGAACTCCTTTTACAAGAAGAAGTTTTGGGCGAAAACGGAGAAAAGGAATTTCATTACTTGGTGAAAAAAGGGTAA
- a CDS encoding HlyC/CorC family transporter, whose product MHEESGPSWGMRGLRKWLGTAPETRDELLKLVQDSRRLLEPDTVAMLEGIFELPATKIREVMTPRTAMISLQEDDELLEILDVLIDSAHSRFPVFSSDQPDNVVGILLAKDLLPFLKNRDSKITVHALMRQPIFVPESARSDQVLRMLKNTQTHIAIVIDEYGSTSGLVTLEDILEEIVGEIEDEHDNQDEEANYILPDQSSNTANTWLVQALTPIEHFNNVLSADFSDDEVETMGGLLLQEIGLVSDLQGQVIELGDWELTIIEADARTIHLIRAVRK is encoded by the coding sequence ATGCACGAGGAATCAGGTCCATCATGGGGTATGCGTGGTTTACGCAAATGGTTAGGTACAGCACCAGAAACCCGAGATGAGCTGCTCAAATTAGTCCAAGACTCACGTCGATTACTTGAACCCGATACAGTGGCTATGCTTGAAGGCATTTTTGAACTTCCAGCCACCAAAATTCGTGAGGTCATGACCCCACGTACTGCCATGATTAGCCTACAAGAAGATGATGAGCTACTTGAAATCCTAGATGTACTGATTGACTCTGCTCACTCACGTTTTCCAGTGTTCTCTTCAGATCAACCCGACAATGTAGTCGGGATTTTGCTTGCCAAAGATTTACTACCCTTTTTAAAAAATCGAGATTCAAAAATTACGGTTCACGCTTTAATGCGCCAGCCGATTTTTGTGCCAGAAAGTGCACGCTCTGATCAAGTTTTGCGTATGCTTAAAAATACGCAAACCCATATTGCAATTGTGATTGATGAGTACGGTTCAACCTCAGGACTGGTGACTTTAGAAGATATTTTGGAAGAAATTGTTGGTGAAATTGAAGACGAACACGACAATCAAGATGAAGAAGCCAATTATATTCTACCTGATCAGTCGAGCAACACCGCCAATACATGGCTAGTGCAAGCACTTACACCAATTGAACACTTCAACAATGTTTTAAGTGCTGATTTTTCTGACGATGAAGTAGAAACTATGGGCGGTCTTTTGCTTCAAGAAATTGGCTTAGTGAGTGATTTACAAGGTCAAGTGATTGAACTTGGCGATTGGGAGTTGACCATCATTGAAGCAGATGCCCGTACTATTCATCTGATTCGAGCCGTCCGCAAATGA
- the lnt gene encoding apolipoprotein N-acyltransferase, giving the protein MRAHFDKLFNSSQQQKQLPFIYPLMIALASGAIFSFALAPFHWWWLAILSPALLYATLSQRSTKQAFSLGLAYGFGLWFVGAFWLYTSIHEYGDTSAPLSVLMIAIMALIMGLFSAVQAWVYRRFFPETPLTFAPLWVVFEWAKTWVFTGFPWLFAGYAFTERFLDSYAPLFGVFAVSFVVILLACALVEILRKRFFWIIPSAVVILGAWAVSFVSFVEPKPSKPLSVSLIQGNIPQDLKWLTEYQGKTLEIYAQLSRTEWGRDLIVWPESSIPLFQTDIEPFLKAMDEQAKSTNTAWVTGIPYWDLAESKAQGYPLYYNAMMASGSDASGLYKKQRLVPFGEYIPLSGVLGWVLPALQNDPSMSGFSRGDHDQKPFSIQGHALAAAICYEVAYPNLTRRNATNSDFLVTVSNDAWFKGTAGPLQHLQMVQMRAKENGRWFIRATNTGVTAFIDHHGHIVSQAPIDKKAVLRGELPAMQGQTWYNRFSDWPILGVSLLLLLLGWFYRPRKVDVSFKSRR; this is encoded by the coding sequence ATGAGAGCACACTTTGACAAGCTGTTTAATTCGTCACAACAACAAAAGCAGCTGCCATTTATCTACCCCTTAATGATTGCATTGGCGTCTGGCGCAATTTTCAGTTTTGCCCTCGCGCCTTTTCATTGGTGGTGGTTAGCGATTCTGTCTCCAGCACTGCTGTATGCCACTCTAAGCCAACGTTCGACCAAACAAGCTTTTTCCTTAGGTCTCGCCTATGGTTTTGGCTTATGGTTTGTCGGTGCTTTTTGGCTGTATACCTCTATACATGAATATGGAGACACCAGCGCTCCCTTAAGCGTGCTCATGATTGCGATCATGGCATTGATCATGGGTTTGTTTTCTGCTGTACAAGCGTGGGTATATCGACGTTTTTTCCCAGAGACCCCTCTGACCTTCGCACCGCTTTGGGTGGTCTTCGAATGGGCCAAAACTTGGGTGTTTACCGGCTTCCCATGGCTGTTTGCAGGGTACGCGTTCACTGAACGTTTCTTAGATAGCTATGCTCCTTTATTTGGGGTATTTGCCGTCTCTTTTGTGGTGATTTTACTTGCCTGCGCCTTGGTCGAGATTTTAAGAAAACGTTTCTTCTGGATCATTCCATCAGCTGTTGTTATTTTGGGTGCTTGGGCGGTTTCATTTGTGAGCTTCGTCGAGCCTAAACCGAGCAAGCCTTTATCAGTCTCGTTGATTCAAGGCAATATTCCACAAGATTTAAAATGGCTCACCGAATATCAAGGGAAAACCCTAGAGATTTACGCTCAGCTCAGTCGTACTGAATGGGGCCGTGACTTAATTGTTTGGCCTGAGTCCTCTATTCCTTTATTTCAAACTGATATCGAGCCTTTTCTCAAGGCCATGGATGAACAAGCCAAGAGCACCAACACGGCGTGGGTAACCGGTATTCCTTATTGGGATTTAGCCGAGTCAAAAGCACAGGGTTATCCGCTTTATTATAATGCAATGATGGCATCAGGCTCAGATGCTTCTGGCCTCTATAAAAAGCAGCGTTTAGTGCCTTTTGGTGAATATATTCCCCTTTCAGGTGTTTTGGGATGGGTGCTTCCTGCGCTACAAAATGACCCCTCTATGAGTGGTTTCTCGCGCGGTGACCATGATCAAAAACCATTTTCCATACAAGGTCATGCACTCGCTGCTGCAATCTGCTACGAAGTGGCTTACCCCAATTTGACTCGACGTAATGCAACGAACAGTGACTTTTTAGTAACGGTCTCTAACGATGCATGGTTTAAAGGCACAGCAGGTCCATTACAGCATTTACAGATGGTGCAAATGCGCGCCAAAGAAAATGGTCGTTGGTTTATTCGCGCCACCAATACTGGGGTTACGGCGTTTATTGACCATCATGGTCATATCGTGTCTCAAGCACCTATAGACAAAAAAGCAGTATTGCGCGGTGAATTACCTGCGATGCAAGGTCAAACTTGGTATAACCGTTTCAGTGATTGGCCGATACTCGGCGTGTCTTTGCTGCTGTTGCTTTTAGGCTGGTTCTATCGCCCCCGTAAAGTGGATGTCAGCTTTAAATCACGTCGCTAA
- the gspG gene encoding type II secretion system major pseudopilin GspG has product MQSKNKRMQQSGFTLIEVMVVIVILGVLAALIVPNVMGRGEKAKVDTTSITLKGVAGALDQYKLDNNQYPSMQDGGLDALVTQPATAKNWLPGGYVKGGYPKDSWDNDLQYVIPGSEGRAFDLYSFGADGKQGGEGNDADLFYTP; this is encoded by the coding sequence ATGCAAAGCAAGAATAAACGGATGCAACAATCAGGTTTTACCTTAATCGAAGTCATGGTCGTGATTGTGATTTTAGGCGTGCTTGCAGCACTCATCGTTCCGAATGTCATGGGACGGGGTGAGAAAGCCAAAGTGGACACCACCAGCATTACCTTGAAAGGTGTTGCAGGTGCTTTAGATCAATATAAGTTAGACAATAACCAATACCCATCGATGCAAGATGGTGGTTTAGATGCGTTGGTCACTCAGCCTGCAACGGCTAAAAACTGGTTGCCAGGGGGGTATGTGAAAGGTGGCTATCCAAAAGACAGCTGGGACAATGATTTGCAATATGTGATTCCGGGTTCAGAAGGTCGTGCATTTGATCTATATTCTTTTGGCGCTGACGGTAAGCAAGGTGGTGAAGGCAATGACGCGGATCTGTTCTACACCCCCTAA
- the gspF gene encoding type II secretion system inner membrane protein GspF: MPAYQYTAIDASGKQQKGVLEGDSARQIRQQLRDKQWIPVQVDAVEQKDKNQNSSWFQKKFTAYELALMTRQLSVLVAAGIPLEECLRAVSKQSEKAHVRNLMSSVRSKVMEGHSLAQGMQQSGRFPDLYIATIAAGERSGHLDLILDQLADYTENRFAMQKKIQAAMIYPIILMLMSFAIVMGLMTYVVPDIVKTFDQTKDALPWITVALMKASDFIRLAWPFVLAASALGIFLLIRFLNTKAGHYAFDRLTLKLPLFGKLSKGINAARFSSTLSILTQSGVPLVDALKIGAAVSSNWVIRDAVNVAAERVTEGGNLATQLERCGYFPPMMVQMIKSGEASGELDRMLQRASVMQDREVTTLISTLLALLEPLMLVLMAGIVLVIVIAVMLPIVNMNNMI, encoded by the coding sequence ATGCCTGCATATCAATATACTGCCATAGATGCTTCAGGGAAGCAGCAAAAGGGCGTGCTCGAGGGTGATTCGGCACGTCAAATTCGACAACAACTTCGAGATAAGCAATGGATTCCAGTTCAGGTTGATGCGGTAGAGCAAAAAGATAAAAATCAAAACTCAAGTTGGTTTCAAAAGAAATTCACCGCCTATGAGTTGGCACTCATGACGCGACAGCTGTCGGTACTGGTTGCTGCTGGTATTCCTTTAGAGGAATGTTTACGCGCCGTTTCCAAGCAAAGTGAAAAAGCCCATGTACGCAATTTAATGTCTTCAGTGCGCTCTAAAGTTATGGAAGGGCATTCATTGGCGCAAGGCATGCAACAATCGGGACGTTTCCCAGATTTATATATTGCCACCATTGCCGCAGGCGAGCGCTCAGGTCATTTGGATCTGATTTTAGACCAACTTGCAGACTACACTGAAAACCGTTTTGCCATGCAAAAGAAAATTCAAGCCGCGATGATTTATCCCATCATTTTAATGCTGATGTCCTTTGCCATTGTGATGGGCCTGATGACCTATGTGGTGCCAGATATCGTTAAAACCTTTGATCAAACGAAAGATGCATTGCCTTGGATTACGGTTGCACTGATGAAAGCCAGTGATTTTATACGGTTGGCGTGGCCTTTCGTGTTAGCAGCGTCAGCTTTGGGTATTTTCTTGTTGATTCGTTTTTTAAACACCAAAGCAGGGCATTATGCATTTGATCGCTTGACCCTAAAACTGCCTTTATTTGGTAAGCTTTCCAAGGGCATTAACGCGGCGCGCTTTTCCAGTACCCTGTCTATTTTGACGCAATCTGGTGTGCCTTTGGTCGATGCATTAAAAATTGGTGCAGCGGTGAGTAGCAATTGGGTCATTCGTGATGCGGTCAATGTGGCAGCAGAGCGTGTCACAGAAGGTGGGAACTTGGCCACTCAGCTAGAACGCTGTGGTTATTTTCCGCCAATGATGGTGCAAATGATCAAAAGTGGTGAGGCCTCAGGTGAGCTAGATCGGATGCTACAACGTGCATCAGTCATGCAAGATCGAGAGGTCACCACCTTGATTTCGACACTGTTAGCACTGCTAGAGCCGCTGATGTTGGTGCTCATGGCTGGTATTGTTTTGGTGATTGTGATTGCGGTGATGTTGCCAATTGTCAATATGAACAATATGATTTAA